The following proteins are co-located in the Candidatus Nitrotoga sp. AM1P genome:
- a CDS encoding outer membrane lipoprotein-sorting protein: MQRYIEWIIRYRFVVIALTLVITIAAVIQAKNLKIIIDPNTMLPQSHPYVTTSNQVEKIFGSKYVVMIGVTPKEGDIYQPAVLEKIQHMTAAFLQTPGIVKENLLSLSSKRAKNIVGTAEGMEVKQLMPNAPTTVAELTELRRAVAKNPVYINSIVSTNGKTAAILVEFKDEPGGFRAIMNKVEAIVERERDPRFEINVGGLPSFLASIETYSERMAFLFPIAILILGLVLFEAFRTKQGLILPLATAILAVAWGVGVMGALGIPMDVFNSATPILILAVATGHAVQMLKRYYEEYFRLRETTDLSLKDANNQAVIASLVRVGPVMIAAGVVASLGFFSLVVFKISTVRTFGIFTAIGVLAALVLEMTFIPALRSILSPPSDAERKREKNRRIWDKATGAIANWVTGPNRRRLYSGVLLLIIVAMIGMDRVEMDNSIKSYFSPDLVFEKDDKALNEHLGGTNTLYLLVEGASDDAIKNPKTLQAMEDLQRFLENQPYVGKTVSLADFIKRMNQAMHGDDPAYFKIPESQELISQYLLLYSMSGEPSDFDSYVDYGYRSANLTVFLKTDSSAYIEKLVEKINAFTVANFDKNVHIGIGGSVPQGAALNEVMVYGKILNILQIAVVVFIISSLIFRSLVAGILVLLPLVAAVLTNFGLMGWSGIPLNTSTSLISAMAVGIGADYAIYLIYRLREELMMGVDEITAVRNVIATAGQAILFVAIAVSAGYGVLLLSFGFNLHKWLAILVAAAMIMSSLSALLLIPALILTFRPNFIFRRIAVKNTPLIASITVLSLTLGLSMQPHNVWAAESDLTQIMEKNFVVSKVLDSVANATFTLINKTEQERIRKTFGTTKLQGIGNDTMRMTRFLSPPDVKGTVSLLIEHADKDDDIWIYLPALKKVRRLVSNNKKDSFMGTDFTYADVIGYKVGEWSYKLLKEELVDGQPCYVVEALPKNDAIKTSNGYSKRIGWLRKDNLMAVKMEYWDEAGQMLKTSTYTDIQLVDQKRGKWQAMRLEASNVQTGHRTVIKFDNFKANQQVKDEFFTTRYMEKE; the protein is encoded by the coding sequence ATGCAGCGCTATATAGAATGGATTATTCGCTACCGGTTCGTAGTCATTGCTTTGACGTTAGTAATCACCATTGCGGCAGTCATTCAGGCAAAAAATCTAAAGATCATTATTGATCCTAATACCATGCTTCCCCAATCTCATCCCTATGTGACGACGAGCAACCAGGTTGAAAAGATTTTTGGGTCGAAGTATGTTGTTATGATAGGGGTTACTCCAAAAGAGGGCGATATCTATCAGCCTGCCGTGTTAGAAAAAATTCAGCATATGACGGCAGCTTTTCTCCAAACACCCGGCATAGTTAAAGAAAATCTGCTGAGTCTTTCCTCAAAGCGGGCCAAAAATATTGTTGGTACGGCAGAAGGCATGGAAGTCAAACAACTTATGCCGAACGCCCCAACTACAGTCGCGGAATTGACAGAACTGCGCCGGGCGGTTGCAAAAAACCCTGTGTATATTAATTCTATTGTATCTACAAATGGGAAAACGGCAGCCATCCTCGTGGAATTTAAAGACGAGCCGGGAGGTTTCCGAGCTATCATGAACAAGGTGGAGGCCATCGTTGAGCGTGAGCGAGACCCGCGGTTTGAAATCAACGTGGGCGGATTGCCAAGTTTTCTCGCCAGCATAGAAACTTACTCAGAGCGCATGGCATTTCTCTTTCCAATTGCCATTCTGATTTTGGGGTTGGTACTTTTTGAAGCGTTCCGAACAAAACAAGGACTTATTTTGCCGCTGGCTACAGCAATTCTTGCTGTAGCTTGGGGGGTCGGTGTGATGGGAGCTTTGGGTATTCCGATGGATGTATTTAATTCCGCCACCCCCATCTTGATCCTGGCGGTGGCAACAGGTCATGCGGTGCAGATGCTTAAGCGTTATTACGAAGAGTATTTTCGCTTGCGTGAAACAACAGATCTTTCCCTCAAAGACGCGAATAATCAAGCAGTCATTGCCTCTCTTGTCCGCGTTGGACCTGTCATGATAGCTGCTGGAGTGGTCGCCTCATTGGGTTTTTTTTCCCTGGTAGTGTTTAAAATCAGCACGGTACGCACTTTCGGGATTTTTACCGCCATTGGAGTGCTAGCTGCCTTGGTTCTGGAAATGACTTTTATCCCGGCGTTACGTTCAATTCTTTCACCACCCAGTGATGCTGAAAGAAAGCGCGAGAAGAATAGGCGGATCTGGGACAAAGCGACGGGAGCGATAGCAAACTGGGTAACTGGTCCCAACCGACGCAGGCTGTACAGTGGTGTTTTGCTCTTAATAATTGTTGCCATGATTGGTATGGACAGGGTAGAGATGGATAACTCTATCAAAAGTTATTTCTCACCTGACCTGGTTTTCGAAAAAGACGATAAGGCGTTAAATGAACACCTAGGCGGTACTAATACGCTGTATTTGCTGGTTGAAGGCGCAAGCGACGACGCCATTAAAAACCCAAAAACACTTCAGGCGATGGAGGATCTGCAACGTTTTCTTGAAAACCAGCCCTATGTCGGCAAGACTGTTTCATTAGCCGATTTTATCAAGCGCATGAATCAAGCTATGCATGGCGATGATCCCGCTTATTTCAAAATTCCGGAAAGCCAGGAATTGATATCTCAATATTTACTGCTCTATTCGATGTCTGGTGAACCGAGCGATTTTGATTCCTATGTTGATTATGGATATCGCTCTGCCAATCTGACGGTATTTCTGAAAACAGACAGCAGCGCCTACATAGAAAAACTGGTCGAAAAAATTAATGCGTTCACAGTGGCGAATTTTGATAAAAATGTGCATATCGGTATCGGTGGCAGCGTACCGCAAGGTGCGGCACTGAATGAAGTCATGGTTTACGGGAAGATACTTAACATCCTGCAAATCGCCGTTGTTGTTTTCATTATTTCAAGCCTGATTTTCCGATCCTTGGTGGCCGGGATACTGGTTCTTCTTCCTCTTGTGGCTGCTGTTCTGACTAACTTTGGTCTTATGGGATGGAGTGGGATCCCGTTAAACACTTCAACTTCGCTTATCTCGGCAATGGCAGTGGGGATTGGGGCAGATTACGCAATCTATCTAATCTATCGGTTACGCGAAGAACTCATGATGGGAGTTGACGAAATCACTGCTGTGCGGAACGTTATCGCAACAGCTGGCCAGGCAATCCTGTTTGTTGCGATCGCGGTTTCAGCTGGTTATGGGGTACTCTTGTTATCATTCGGCTTCAATCTACACAAGTGGCTGGCCATCCTGGTTGCTGCGGCTATGATCATGAGTTCGCTGTCTGCACTGCTGCTTATTCCCGCACTTATTCTTACATTTCGCCCAAATTTTATTTTCAGGAGAATTGCTGTGAAAAATACCCCACTGATTGCTTCTATCACTGTATTGTCACTAACCTTAGGCTTATCAATGCAGCCCCACAATGTCTGGGCAGCCGAATCCGACCTCACGCAGATCATGGAAAAGAATTTCGTCGTTTCCAAGGTTTTGGATTCAGTGGCTAATGCCACGTTTACCCTAATCAATAAGACCGAGCAGGAACGGATTCGAAAGACTTTTGGCACGACCAAGCTTCAGGGAATCGGGAACGATACTATGCGTATGACGCGGTTCTTGTCACCACCGGATGTGAAAGGAACGGTGTCGCTGCTGATTGAACATGCCGATAAGGATGATGACATCTGGATTTATTTACCCGCGCTAAAAAAGGTACGACGCCTTGTTTCTAACAACAAAAAAGATAGTTTTATGGGCACGGATTTTACTTATGCCGATGTAATTGGTTATAAAGTAGGCGAATGGAGTTATAAGCTGCTGAAAGAGGAGCTGGTAGACGGGCAGCCCTGTTATGTCGTCGAAGCATTACCCAAAAATGACGCCATTAAAACCAGCAATGGTTACTCGAAACGCATCGGCTGGCTACGTAAGGACAATCTGATGGCAGTAAAAATGGAATATTGGGATGAGGCAGGACAGATGTTGAAAACCTCGACTTACACCGATATTCAATTGGTAGACCAGAAGCGGGGCAAGTGGCAAGCCATGCGCCTTGAAGCAAGCAACGTCCAGACCGGTCACCGCACGGTGATTAAATTTGATAACTTCAAGGCGAACCAGCAGGTAAAAGATGAGTTCTTTACTACACGGTACATGGAAAAAGAATAA
- a CDS encoding PEP-CTERM sorting domain-containing protein: MKTITKTLVALTMASGLAFGGTANATTLTNWFIDTDGPGANNAATLVFDYADLVGTAYVKNTFTSATTFNFNEAGRFQISTTDGGAISGGIDLNPTLNATFIGTGTGTTGGLLTFNAGGTLNVYNSLAAQIASLSLVSGSANLQANSTLPNGTVSLIFKATSIASGYFFNSSMIDLATLVGSGLVFGFDTTNAISLAGTCVGKADSAICSGGKRIVNAGLISDYNTAFNPDVGPNPVLSNDTTDLYISNNGQHRFSVPEPGSLALIGLGLVGLAISLRRRNAHQSRNVYLMG; encoded by the coding sequence ATGAAAACAATCACAAAAACTCTTGTAGCGCTGACTATGGCATCCGGCTTGGCATTTGGCGGGACTGCAAATGCCACAACGCTAACTAACTGGTTTATAGATACAGATGGTCCTGGTGCCAATAATGCTGCTACCCTTGTTTTCGATTACGCAGATTTAGTTGGTACTGCGTATGTTAAAAACACGTTCACTTCTGCAACTACATTCAATTTTAATGAAGCTGGTAGGTTCCAAATCAGTACGACTGATGGTGGAGCAATTTCAGGCGGTATTGATCTCAATCCTACTTTGAATGCTACTTTTATTGGTACTGGCACGGGGACTACGGGTGGCCTTTTGACTTTTAATGCTGGCGGCACGCTTAATGTATACAATTCCTTAGCTGCCCAAATTGCCTCGTTAAGTTTGGTATCCGGTAGCGCCAACCTGCAAGCAAACAGCACATTACCAAATGGCACGGTGTCGCTCATTTTTAAAGCGACCTCCATAGCAAGCGGTTATTTCTTTAACAGTTCAATGATCGATTTAGCCACTCTTGTAGGTAGTGGTTTGGTCTTCGGTTTTGATACTACCAACGCTATCAGCCTAGCCGGAACGTGCGTTGGTAAGGCAGATTCCGCGATTTGTAGTGGTGGCAAGAGGATTGTTAATGCTGGCTTAATAAGCGACTATAACACTGCATTCAACCCTGATGTAGGTCCAAACCCCGTCTTGTCGAACGATACCACTGACCTCTATATTTCGAATAATGGCCAACATCGTTTTTCTGTTCCAGAGCCAGGCTCACTGGCTTTGATCGGGCTGGGTTTAGTAGGTCTGGCTATCTCGCTTCGCCGTCGCAACGCACACCAGAGCCGCAATGTGTACCTTATGGGCTAA
- a CDS encoding ThiF family adenylyltransferase: MADGFSYHEAFSRNIGWVTTGEQEILRNKRIAIAGMGGVGGFHLLTLARLGVEKFNIADLDTFELANFNRQAGASMSTLDHSKVEVLAKMARDINPECNLTIYPQGVNEANLQSFFQDVDIYIDGLDFFAFDARERVFAHCTQHRIPAVTVAPLGMSAALLNFLPGGMSFEDYFQVAGRPELEKAVRFLVGLAPALLHRHYLADKARVNLKERRGPSTIMACQLCAGVAASEALKILLKRGKVWAAPHGIQFDGYRNKLTHTWRLGGNRHPFNRLAIAIARHQLGI, from the coding sequence ATGGCAGACGGTTTTTCCTATCACGAAGCATTCTCGCGCAATATCGGCTGGGTAACCACCGGTGAACAAGAGATATTGCGCAATAAAAGGATCGCCATTGCCGGCATGGGTGGTGTGGGCGGTTTCCATCTTTTAACACTGGCACGTCTTGGTGTCGAAAAATTTAACATTGCCGATCTCGACACATTCGAACTTGCCAACTTTAACCGACAGGCCGGGGCAAGCATGTCTACTCTGGATCACTCAAAGGTAGAGGTTCTAGCTAAAATGGCGCGGGACATCAACCCGGAATGCAACTTAACTATCTACCCACAAGGCGTGAACGAGGCCAACCTTCAATCTTTCTTTCAGGATGTAGATATCTATATTGACGGCCTCGATTTCTTCGCCTTCGATGCACGCGAGCGAGTCTTTGCCCATTGTACACAGCACAGGATTCCTGCTGTGACCGTCGCTCCGCTCGGCATGAGCGCCGCTCTGCTCAACTTCCTACCCGGCGGCATGAGCTTCGAAGACTACTTCCAAGTGGCTGGACGACCCGAGTTAGAGAAAGCTGTGCGCTTCCTGGTTGGCCTCGCTCCCGCTCTGCTACATCGCCATTATTTGGCGGACAAGGCCCGCGTCAATCTCAAAGAACGTCGCGGCCCCTCCACCATCATGGCCTGCCAGCTCTGTGCCGGCGTCGCCGCCAGCGAAGCCCTCAAGATATTGCTCAAACGAGGTAAGGTATGGGCGGCACCCCACGGTATCCAGTTCGACGGCTACCGCAACAAGCTGACGCATACTTGGCGACTTGGCGGCAACCGTCACCCTTTTAACCGGCTGGCCATCGCTATCGCTCGTCATCAACTAGGGATCTAA
- a CDS encoding nitroreductase family protein, giving the protein MNTITQHLERILDLARWAPSGDNTQPWRFEILNDSHLLVHGFDTREHCVYDLDGHPSQIAVGALLETISIAATACGLRTTIVRRHDTLETHLLFDVYFRAEANISPDPLVPYIETRVVQRRPMSIQPLNAEQKQTLTGSLPDGYSVIWYEGFAQRWRLAKFMSDNAKIRLTIPEAYEVHKSIIEWGAQFSTDKIPGQAVGVDPLTARCMRWVMTSWARVEFFNTYLFGHLPPRIQLDLLPGLCCGAHFALLAPSPLTCLDDYVAAGRVMQRFWLTATRLGWLIQPEMTPVIFTRYHRQGLAFTQTQTALVQAGHLNERLMEIVGAGQVEKVFFMGRIGSGTVPLSRSTRKKTDLLLIGN; this is encoded by the coding sequence ATGAATACCATCACTCAACACCTCGAACGCATCCTGGATTTGGCTCGTTGGGCACCCAGCGGCGACAACACTCAGCCCTGGCGTTTTGAAATTCTGAATGACAGCCACTTATTAGTGCATGGCTTCGATACGCGTGAGCATTGCGTTTACGATCTGGATGGACATCCCAGCCAGATCGCAGTGGGTGCATTATTAGAAACCATTAGTATTGCTGCGACGGCGTGCGGGCTGCGCACCACTATCGTACGACGACACGACACTCTGGAAACCCATCTTTTATTCGATGTTTATTTCCGAGCGGAAGCCAATATATCGCCCGACCCCCTAGTGCCATACATTGAAACACGCGTGGTTCAGCGTCGCCCTATGTCCATCCAACCTCTGAACGCCGAGCAAAAACAGACCCTCACTGGTTCCTTGCCCGATGGCTATTCTGTGATCTGGTATGAAGGTTTTGCGCAGCGTTGGCGCCTTGCCAAATTCATGTCCGACAACGCCAAAATCCGTCTCACCATCCCCGAGGCCTATGAGGTTCACAAGTCTATCATTGAATGGGGAGCCCAATTCAGTACCGATAAGATCCCCGGCCAGGCCGTCGGTGTTGACCCGCTGACAGCGCGTTGCATGCGCTGGGTCATGACCAGTTGGGCGCGTGTCGAATTTTTTAACACTTATCTATTCGGGCATTTACCACCCCGAATTCAACTCGACCTGCTCCCTGGCCTGTGCTGTGGCGCGCATTTTGCATTACTCGCCCCCTCCCCTCTTACATGCCTAGACGATTACGTTGCTGCCGGCAGAGTTATGCAACGTTTCTGGCTAACCGCAACCCGACTAGGCTGGCTGATCCAGCCGGAGATGACGCCGGTGATTTTTACCCGCTATCACCGTCAAGGACTGGCCTTTACACAAACGCAAACTGCATTGGTGCAGGCAGGGCATTTAAACGAACGATTGATGGAAATAGTCGGAGCAGGACAGGTTGAAAAGGTATTTTTTATGGGACGGATTGGATCGGGGACTGTACCCTTGTCCAGATCTACACGCAAAAAAACCGACCTACTTTTGATCGGCAACTAA
- the prsT gene encoding XrtA/PEP-CTERM system TPR-repeat protein PrsT: protein MPNINRKKTTVFIIFGTILFIGGVTACGKTQTSETLITEAKQYQQKGDNKAAIIQLKNALQKNPDDVEARYLLGTIYNKTGDSPSAEKEFRKALSLGMSPAKIFPDLGKTLLMQGKFQIVLDEIKQIPGEKESTEISISRGNAYLALGKGQEAKESFEQALKDKPDFPDALIGLARHSIMEKNIDAATRFSEQAVTKNPQNTEVLLFKGDLLRAQGKIEPALAAYDQVLKLQPDNNSAHINKAFLEIGTGKFDVAKADIDAARKTSPNNLTIIYAQALLDFRQGKHAAALESLQKVLSVAPEHMPSVLLAGAVQLVLGSLPQAEQHIKKYLEKDPGNLYARKLMVSTLLKSGRTQNAIDVLAPALKVAQPDDTQLFALAGESYMQAGDYTKATEYFTKASALAPKAAELHTALGLSKLALGENDRAVAEMETAAALDTKSPKASVLLVMTHLRLKDYDKALATAKAFEKEQPDNPLAHNLKGAAYLGKKDSAAARASFDKALSIQPTNFPAVMSLVQLDLQDKKPEVAKKRLEAILEKDKKNSQVMTALANLALSQGQTKEATTWLENASNENPDALQPAILLAAHYLRISEKQKALTLTQKLQGSNSSSPEVLNILGQAQFANDDKPAALATYNRLAAITPDSAPVQLLIAAIHIAMQNQPAASEALTKALSLQPNYLEAQLALASLEAKKGNYEQALTIARQIQKTNFKSPVGFELEGSLLMAQKKSDLAVKAYEQAFTISNSGPLIVKLHASLSQAGKNKEAGSRLTQWLKDHPADTATRIYFAGTYLAEKKNKEAIEQYETILRQEPKYVPALNNLAWLYQQEKDSRALEYAEKANQLTPDNPAILDTLGWILVEQGKISRGLPLLQKASSLAPKVAEIQYHLVLGLVKSGDKIKARNELEHLLDTNKDFSKIEEARALLNQL, encoded by the coding sequence ATGCCAAATATAAACAGGAAAAAAACCACCGTCTTTATCATTTTTGGAACGATCCTGTTCATAGGTGGCGTTACCGCCTGCGGCAAAACGCAAACCTCCGAGACACTGATTACTGAAGCCAAGCAGTATCAACAGAAGGGCGACAACAAGGCAGCCATCATTCAATTGAAAAATGCATTACAAAAGAACCCAGATGATGTTGAAGCCCGTTATCTTTTGGGCACCATTTATAATAAAACAGGAGATTCCCCATCAGCCGAGAAGGAATTCCGTAAGGCATTGAGCTTGGGCATGAGTCCCGCCAAGATATTTCCTGATTTGGGTAAAACCCTACTCATGCAAGGGAAATTTCAGATAGTTCTGGACGAAATAAAACAGATTCCAGGGGAAAAAGAATCTACTGAAATATCAATCTCGCGCGGTAATGCCTACCTAGCCTTAGGCAAAGGCCAGGAAGCAAAGGAATCGTTTGAGCAAGCCTTAAAGGATAAGCCTGATTTCCCGGACGCACTCATCGGGCTAGCCAGACATTCAATTATGGAGAAAAACATTGATGCCGCAACACGTTTCTCCGAGCAAGCTGTAACCAAAAACCCACAAAACACGGAGGTATTGCTCTTTAAAGGTGATCTTCTGCGTGCCCAAGGAAAAATCGAGCCCGCTCTTGCCGCTTATGACCAAGTTTTAAAATTACAGCCGGACAATAACTCAGCGCATATCAACAAAGCCTTCCTGGAAATTGGTACAGGGAAATTCGATGTAGCCAAAGCAGATATTGACGCGGCACGCAAAACATCGCCGAACAATCTAACTATAATCTATGCGCAAGCACTACTTGATTTCCGCCAAGGGAAGCATGCTGCAGCATTGGAATCTCTGCAGAAGGTTCTGAGTGTGGCACCAGAGCATATGCCTAGCGTTCTGCTGGCAGGAGCCGTGCAATTAGTGCTTGGATCATTACCGCAAGCCGAACAACATATTAAAAAATACCTGGAGAAAGATCCAGGTAATCTCTACGCTCGTAAATTAATGGTATCCACGTTATTGAAAAGCGGCCGCACACAAAATGCAATTGATGTATTGGCGCCAGCGCTTAAAGTTGCGCAACCAGATGATACCCAGCTGTTTGCCCTCGCTGGAGAATCATATATGCAGGCTGGAGACTACACAAAAGCGACGGAATACTTTACAAAGGCCAGCGCACTTGCTCCGAAAGCGGCAGAACTTCATACCGCTTTGGGCTTGAGCAAGCTCGCGCTAGGCGAGAATGATCGCGCGGTAGCCGAAATGGAAACAGCAGCAGCATTGGACACCAAATCACCCAAGGCAAGCGTCTTGCTGGTGATGACTCACCTTCGCCTTAAAGACTACGATAAAGCACTCGCAACAGCGAAAGCTTTTGAAAAAGAACAACCTGATAACCCCTTAGCTCACAACCTCAAAGGTGCTGCCTACCTGGGCAAAAAAGATAGCGCTGCCGCACGCGCGAGCTTTGACAAGGCTCTTTCCATTCAACCCACCAATTTCCCTGCTGTGATGAGCCTTGTACAACTTGACCTGCAGGACAAAAAGCCAGAAGTAGCCAAAAAGCGCCTTGAGGCTATCCTCGAGAAAGACAAGAAAAACTCTCAAGTCATGACCGCGTTGGCCAATCTTGCGCTCTCCCAAGGGCAAACCAAAGAAGCCACCACCTGGCTAGAGAACGCCAGCAACGAAAACCCAGACGCGTTGCAACCGGCTATTCTTCTGGCAGCTCATTATTTACGCATAAGTGAAAAACAAAAGGCACTCACCCTTACCCAAAAACTTCAAGGCTCCAACTCCAGCAGCCCAGAAGTTCTGAATATTCTGGGGCAGGCCCAATTCGCCAATGACGATAAACCAGCAGCTTTAGCTACCTACAATAGACTTGCCGCCATAACGCCGGACTCCGCCCCTGTCCAATTGCTTATCGCCGCCATTCACATAGCAATGCAGAACCAGCCGGCAGCATCGGAGGCTCTCACAAAGGCGCTATCATTGCAGCCAAATTATCTGGAAGCGCAATTAGCCCTAGCATCTTTGGAGGCCAAAAAAGGAAATTATGAGCAAGCGCTCACAATTGCCCGGCAAATTCAGAAAACAAACTTTAAATCCCCTGTAGGCTTTGAGCTAGAAGGTAGTCTGCTGATGGCGCAAAAAAAATCTGATCTTGCGGTGAAGGCCTATGAGCAAGCCTTCACCATCAGCAACAGTGGACCACTGATTGTGAAGCTACATGCATCTCTCAGCCAAGCAGGAAAAAACAAAGAAGCAGGCTCCCGCCTGACTCAATGGCTGAAGGATCACCCTGCCGATACTGCAACTCGGATCTACTTTGCAGGTACCTATCTTGCTGAAAAGAAAAATAAGGAAGCCATTGAGCAATACGAGACCATCCTGCGGCAAGAGCCAAAATACGTTCCGGCACTGAACAACCTGGCTTGGCTTTATCAGCAGGAAAAAGACTCCCGTGCCTTGGAGTATGCCGAAAAAGCCAATCAATTAACACCGGATAATCCCGCGATACTGGACACCCTGGGTTGGATACTAGTGGAGCAAGGCAAAATATCACGTGGCCTGCCACTTCTGCAGAAGGCAAGCTCATTGGCACCAAAAGTTGCGGAAATTCAATATCATCTGGTACTTGGATTGGTTAAATCAGGCGATAAGATTAAAGCGCGCAATGAACTTGAGCACCTTTTAGATACCAACAAAGATTTTTCCAAAATTGAGGAAGCGCGAGCCTTGCTAAACCAACTTTAA
- a CDS encoding N-acyl amino acid synthase FeeM domain-containing protein translates to MTAKLDSKDQNDQAIITFPSPHRLQDISIPKLKPDTVKEIPFAQQQFQIRLANSQGIREAASLLIKKMYAWRGYDTDAKDPNKITLVTDYKDTVVGTLTLGLDSPPQGLTADELYHPEVELLRSQGRKICDITRLAIDLDLKSKRVMPALFHVAYIYARNIHHCTDTLIEVNPRHVVFYERMMGFKQFGPERICPRVNAPAVLMRLTWSYMSEQIQKYGGLGPDTKNTKSIYPYFFSSTDELGITQRLLRDGFGPT, encoded by the coding sequence ATGACTGCTAAGCTAGATTCCAAGGATCAGAATGATCAAGCCATCATTACGTTCCCATCTCCGCACCGATTGCAGGATATTTCAATCCCCAAGTTAAAACCCGATACTGTTAAAGAGATTCCCTTCGCTCAGCAACAATTTCAAATTCGGTTAGCAAATTCGCAAGGCATACGTGAAGCCGCTAGCCTGCTGATTAAGAAGATGTATGCTTGGCGTGGCTATGACACGGATGCCAAAGATCCCAACAAGATCACCTTGGTGACCGACTATAAAGATACTGTAGTGGGTACGCTCACTTTGGGTCTCGACTCCCCCCCTCAAGGCTTAACAGCCGATGAGCTTTATCATCCTGAGGTAGAACTCCTGCGTAGCCAGGGTAGAAAAATTTGCGACATCACACGCTTAGCAATCGACTTGGACCTCAAATCCAAAAGGGTAATGCCAGCGCTATTTCATGTTGCCTATATTTATGCAAGAAATATTCATCACTGCACTGATACTTTAATTGAGGTCAACCCAAGGCATGTGGTTTTTTATGAGCGCATGATGGGCTTTAAACAATTTGGCCCAGAGAGAATCTGTCCTCGCGTTAATGCCCCAGCAGTGCTAATGAGGCTGACATGGTCATATATGTCCGAACAGATACAAAAATATGGCGGTCTCGGGCCAGATACCAAAAACACTAAATCGATTTACCCTTACTTCTTTTCCAGCACAGATGAACTCGGGATCACCCAACGCTTATTAAGAGATGGATTTGGCCCCACCTAG
- a CDS encoding PEP-CTERM/exosortase system-associated acyltransferase, with protein MINSYEVVLADTEESKNIHYNLRYQIFCLEKGFEEAGRFKNEMEKDIYDDKAIHFLVNSNNRWIGTFRLVVDQFGSLPFQKVTAFDSPQFLPHNFQAAEFSRLGILRPFQKLRNGQPPKESSENESEIMLKMLHAAREYCCANSIGYVICLCRRSIARVLNQFGIQARSIGPAIIHHGPRMPFALNLADSHAFDSIVNSCLTAGRAYSVYSEIYSNEALLALAA; from the coding sequence ATGATAAACAGCTATGAAGTTGTACTGGCTGATACTGAAGAAAGTAAAAATATTCACTACAATTTACGATATCAAATCTTTTGTCTGGAAAAAGGGTTTGAGGAGGCGGGCAGATTTAAGAATGAAATGGAAAAAGATATTTATGACGACAAAGCTATTCACTTTCTCGTTAATAGCAATAACCGCTGGATAGGCACTTTCCGTCTTGTGGTCGATCAATTTGGAAGTTTACCCTTTCAAAAAGTTACGGCTTTTGACTCTCCACAATTCCTTCCACATAATTTCCAAGCTGCCGAATTTTCCAGATTAGGCATCCTTCGTCCTTTTCAGAAGTTAAGAAATGGCCAGCCGCCAAAAGAATCTTCCGAGAACGAGTCCGAGATTATGCTAAAGATGTTGCATGCGGCTCGCGAGTACTGTTGCGCAAACAGCATCGGCTATGTCATTTGTTTGTGCCGCCGCTCTATCGCCCGCGTCCTGAACCAGTTTGGAATTCAAGCCCGATCAATTGGCCCCGCGATAATTCACCATGGGCCCAGAATGCCTTTTGCCTTAAATCTGGCTGATAGCCATGCTTTCGATTCCATTGTAAATTCATGCTTAACCGCTGGAAGAGCTTACTCAGTTTATTCTGAAATATACTCCAATGAAGCGTTGCTAGCACTTGCAGCATAG